The following proteins are encoded in a genomic region of Diabrotica virgifera virgifera chromosome 1, PGI_DIABVI_V3a:
- the LOC126892087 gene encoding uncharacterized protein LOC126892087 yields MEKYFRADKLEADPNSQTAAKEFKHWYETFKNFLESNKSTEKSLEDKDKYMLLINFVSHSVYDYISEAKTYISAIKILEELYIKPTNEIYARHILATRKQQINESIDQYAQQLKLLAKNCNFKAVSSEENKNDYIRDAFINGLVQSNIRQRLLEFSSLSLDEALSKSRSLEDSQKQSDTYHAALNNIASCSHPNSEQTTLASVQTKPGQTCYFCGHPRHPRSVCPARAAICQNCDKIGHWFKMCMQSKKSQTRSTYASTMVIASSMETPQSLSKCIAKVTVNQIDANALIDTGSSDTFLDHEFAIENKLKIFPIQGVQVSMASMSFSANIQGYCLINIQILSNSEVCRLANLLSDEDE; encoded by the coding sequence ATGGAGAAGTACTTTAGAGCTGATAAACTAGAGGCTGATCCAAACTCCCAAACTGCCGCCAAAGAATTTAAACACTGGTACGAAACATTTAAGAATTTTTTGGAAAGCAATAAATCTACAGAAAAATCGCTAGAAGATAAAGACAAGTACATGCTTTTAATCAATTTTGTCTCACATTCAGTATATGATTACATAAGCGAAGCAAAAACATACATTTCTGCTATCAAAATTTTGGAAGAATTGTATATTAAACCTACAAATGAGATTTACGCAAGACATATTCTAGCTACAAGAAAACAACAAATAAACGAATCTATAGATCAGTATGCTCAACAGTTAAAGCTTTTGGctaaaaattgtaattttaaagCAGTTTCTtcagaagaaaataaaaatgacTATATTCGTGATGCTTTTATTAATGGTCTCGTTCAATCCAATATACGTCAAAGATTACTAGAGTTTAGTTCTTTATCTTTGGACGAAGCATTATCTAAATCTAGATCTTTAGAAGATTCTCAAAAACAATCTGATACATATCATGCAGCATTAAATAATATAGCATCTTGTAGTCATCCAAATTCAGAACAAACTACTTTAGCTTCTGTTCAAACAAAACCTGGTCAGACTTGTTATTTTTGTGGACATCCAAGACATCCTCGATCTGTATGTCCAGCAAGGGCTGCGATTTGCCAAAACTGTGATAAAATTGGACATTGGTTTAAAATGTGCATGCAATCAAAGAAAAGTCAAACGAGATCAACTTATGCATCTACAATGGTAATCGCTTCTTCAATGGAAACACCTCAATCGCTTTCAAAATGTATAGCCAAAGTAACAGTTAACCAAATTGATGCCAACGCTTTAATAGACACTGGAAGCTCAGATACTTTTTTAGATCATGAATTCGCTATTGAAAATAAGCTTAAAATTTTTCCAATACAAGGGGTCCAAGTTTCTATGGCATCTATGTCATTCTCAGCTAATATTCAAGGCTATTGTTTAATAAACATTCAG